The Triticum urartu cultivar G1812 chromosome 6, Tu2.1, whole genome shotgun sequence genome includes the window aacgcgcatcgctcggcccccgacctcccaccgtaaccgggaactccctgaaattttcctccccctcgcttctaccacggttttttccgtcatggacggcccaaagaatgtcatgcagctgcatcttcggcccgcctaggacgaaaagcccattttctgtcatgattttttgtcatagaagtaggagcccaccacatctatgatgataccgggttttgtcacaattatcgtcatagaagtgtcatatgtatgacagaaaaaaatttcattcggcccaaaatgtcacggatgtgtcttttttttgtagtgtatagggggtcgcaatagttttcaagggtagagtattcaacccaaatttatagatttgacacaaggggagccaaagaatatttgaaggtattagcagctgagttgtcaattcaaccacacctggagattaattatctgcagcaagtaatcagtagcacagtagtttgatagttttgatagtagtgacagcagcaatagtaacagtatcaatgatagcagtaattttgtatcaagcgtaacagtgatgatagcactaataacttagcagaaacaatataagataaattcgtaggcattggatcggtgacttgttggttgatattcatcatgtgacagttataacctagggtgattcggcactagctctagttcatcgatataatgtaggcatgtattccataaatagtcatacgtgctttattaaaagaacttgcatgacatcttttgtcctaccctcccgtggcagcggggtccatattggaaactaagggatattaaggcctccttttaatagagaaccggaacaaatcattaacacaaagtgaatacatgaactcctcaaactacggtaatcaccggaagaagtcccggttattgtcactccagggtcaccggatcataacacgtagtaggtgactataacttgcaagatcgtatctagaacatggatataatgatgataacataaacagttcatatctgaaatcatggcacccaggcccaaagtgacaagcattaagcatggcaaagtcatagcaacatcaatctaggaacatagtgaatactagggatcaagccctaacaaaactaactcgactaCATGATGAATCAcatccaactcctcaccaaccagtgagcctatgaaggaattactcactcccggtggggagcatcatggaattggcgatggagaagggttggtgatgacgaagaacgaagatccccctctccggagccccaaaaggactccagatctggcctcccaaggaagaacaggaggtggcggcggctccgtatcgtggatcgcgataattttTTCTCCAAAAAAAGGATTTTATAGCATTGGTTTCAGGGTCAGCGGaaccaccaggtggggacaacccacctatgcgcgccaggagaggggggcacgccctagtgggttgtgcccacccaggtgcccctctccggcaggtcttggctccagaaattcttattattgatattatttaatactccctccgtcccgaaatacttgtcggagaaatggatgaacCTAGACGTATTTTAATTATAGATACATTCAATTTTATCCATTTCCCCGACAAGTATTTCAGAACAGAGGGAGTAGCATTTTACAGATACATAGAAAAAACAGAATATTTTTTAACTTGTGAATAtctttttgattttttttattccAGGATCATAGAGCATGGGGGGCAAAATAATGCTCTCAGTACCAGCCCAAACAATTTTAGTCGAACCAGAACAACAATCAACATAATGTACCAAATTCCGCCCTTGTTTAGTTTCAGTCAATGATCTAGTAGTTCATCTCAACATACGTCAACAGGTCATGCATCATTCACTCAACCTTATTGGTCTAGTAATTGTTCTAGCTTTTTTGAACACAATTGTTCTCCTAGCTGGAAAAAAAAGTCATACATTCATCCGCGGACGGATAGGGAGTCTGTTTTGCGGCACCGCGTTGGATATGCCCTGAAAGGTTATACTCAAAAGTGCACTGACTAGAGACGATTGCAATAATCAGGATTCAGGATGCGGGCAAAGCGAGTTTCAGGGTAAGCCATGGGAGTATCTGAATTCGGGGTGAAATGCCATTACAGTTGTAAATCAGTAAAAACTCAGAACACTGCGATATTACAGAACATGATTCCCCGTCCTTCACACCAGGCAGCCGTACACACGCCCTGAAGAACATCCCTTGTGTTGTGGTTATATAACAGCATCAACACAATTTGCCATCAACCCCGGCCACCAAGCCCACAGTGCAGGAGCTCAGATCTTTGCGGATCAGTCCTTCCTCCTGGAGCATCTTGACCACGGTGGCCGACGCCGACTACAGCGAAAACTCTCCCAAGACAGACTACTCCAAAGCAACAATCTCAAATGTGTAAACAGATCAGCGAAACTTATCGACTTACCATACCAGCTATGGCCTATGAGGAGCTTCAGCTCACACCATCAGCATCGACATAGTCAGAGTGTCAATTCTCAGGCAGCCGAGTTTCAAATAAGCCCAAAGATTTAGTACAAGTCAAAACTCAAAAACATAGCAACCATAACGAACAAAACGCATCAAATTCAGCACTCACATTGGTTGTCAAACCGAACTTGGTGGATGATCTGTTCCATCTCAATTTACTGTAGCAGGTAATGCAGTACTCATAAAATGATTACATTTATTAAATTCTAACTGATCTAGCTGAAGAAAATGCTAAGAGACAAATTCCTGGTTCACAGAAGCAAAAGGCCGACAATGGAAAAGGTTGAGATTTATGTATGATGGACAGCGCACCCTCACCCATGCAGTGACTGCAAAACTGCAATGGTGATTAGGTGAATATATAAACCTGTAACATTGAGTTTTTCATGTTCAAGTAATAAAATCAACGAGCCAACAATCTTTCTCACAACTCTAGTAACCGATGTATGATGCACTTAAACCATGATGAAACATTGCGGAGTATCTTCAGAATTCAGGTGCTAGCAGAGCGAGTTGCAGAGTACACATCAGGAGTATCCGAATGTGGTAATAAGAATGAAACATTGCTGCCATTTAGATGGTTAGTGAAGATTCAAAACATGTGAACCTACAGCAGGATCCTTCATACCGCAACATCAGTTGGCAGTTTCCCTTGGCAAGCAGCTGCGTAGGCTTCAGCAAGGCCTGGAAGAACATGCCTATGAGCATCTATATGCCTGCGCTGAAACGTCTTCTCACTAGGCGTGATCATCGTGTAGAAGCTCTGATCTTTCTGAATCAATCCTTTCTCCTGTAGCGCCTTCATCACATAATGCCGAGGAACCAGTCGGCACTTCAGGCTGTACATCAGGATTGAGGGCCTGGTAAGGATGTACCTAGTGTCAACACCGACCACCTTGGTCAGGAACTCCTTAGCACGGCGAAGCTTCTCCCCAGAGATCCTCAGCAGCGTTGGGTTTATCCTCACCACGTTGGTCACCTCAGCCTCAGACCACCCAAGAATCTCCTCGAAGAGCTTGAGCTTGGCTGCCATCGTCTCGGCCCCAAGGCCCGTCGTCGTGGTCACTGCCTGCTTGAACATAAGCGAACCGCGAGGCACGCCGAGCTTATCTGCACGCTCCAGGATGGACATCACGGTCTTGGGGCTGCTGGTGAGcaatctcgagtttggcacgcaCATCTTGGCAATATCGTCGGCACTTACCCCACTCTCCAGTAGCACCGCGATGTTGGGCTTGACTACACGCTCGAGGTCCGACGTGAGGAGGTAGTAGTTGCGCTTGAGGATGCGGATGAACTTCTCCGGCGAACCCAGGAAGTGCAACCAGAACCCGAGCTTCTCCTGGATGCTGATGGAGCGGAAGACGCCAGGGGCCATGCGGAGGAAGGACCGGACGTGGTCCTCGGAGAGGCCATAGCCGCGAAAGGTGGCGACGCGGGCCTTGAGGGTGTTGTCGACGCTGCAGTTGAGGATCCGCGGGTCGCGGGCGACGACGTGGGCGATGTCGGCCTTGGAGAAGCGGAAGGTGGGGCCGCCGAGGTAGGCGAGGACGGAGTCGGCGTTGGAGGTGGACTTACAGTGGGAGATGTGCTTGGCGGCCTTGAGGGCTTGCTCCGGTGTGAGGCCGCAGGTGGTGACGAGGTAGTTGTCGACGGCGAATGGGGCCGGCGGGGCGTCGGTGGCCGCCGAGGTGGATAAGAGGGCCCGACGGAGAGAGAAGATCACGGGTGAAGCTGGGAGACGGAGCGAGAACAGTTGCTTGTGGAAGAGAAGCAtcgcagcggcggcggcggcggcggcggagtatGTATTGCAGGAGAGTCCGCCGCTCCGTCTTTGACCTCTCGTGGCCTCGCAGCAACACTACTTTAATCCTACAAGTTGTTGGGCCCGATTGGGAACACGAAAACTCTAGTCCAGTTCACTCTTGGGCCTAAAATGACACCACTTTATTCCTACAAGTTGTTGCTCTCCTACCACCACTCAAAAAAAAAGTTGTTGTTCTCCTACAAGGGGAATTCATCAAGGAGATCGAATCTCTTCATACCTTTTCTTGTTggcagcagagggcctttcgtgtTTCTTAAAAGGTAAGAATCGGGCTTCGATGGTCAGTGGAATTAAAAGTGACGGAATCGGCACCACCGATAAGCCATCGGAAAtactaacgcccacacgtgtgggcgtttgCATCTCGTCCACACGCGTGGATCCACGTCCGTTTGTGGGTGCACGAATCTTGACATGTTTGTGGTGCCGTGTAGGACTGGATTGATGTGTGGGCATTCACGGTTGCCCACACGTCCGTTTCACCACACGGAGGGGTCGGTGTATGGGCGTTTAGCAGTTCGCCCACATGTCAGTTTTCACTCACGTACAGGGGCTGATGTTGTGGGAATTTATCAGTTCGCCCACACGCCTGTCTCCTCTCCCACACCCAAAGATGTCActtgccatgtgttttgcaggtgtcggatcacgggttccgacaaaacccttaaggttcgaacgcTGTGGTGCGcgtgaagatctccccctaccaatccgcgtcctaactcagctaagatcttacgaactaacttgacgaactcgcaacacaaaggacgcaaggtttatactggttcgggccaccgttgtggtgtaataccctactccagtgtggtggtggattgcctctcgggctggGGATGAACAGTACAGGGGggagaatagcctcctgagg containing:
- the LOC125514593 gene encoding uncharacterized protein LOC125514593 — protein: MLLFHKQLFSLRLPASPVIFSLRRALLSTSAATDAPPAPFAVDNYLVTTCGLTPEQALKAAKHISHCKSTSNADSVLAYLGGPTFRFSKADIAHVVARDPRILNCSVDNTLKARVATFRGYGLSEDHVRSFLRMAPGVFRSISIQEKLGFWLHFLGSPEKFIRILKRNYYLLTSDLERVVKPNIAVLLESGVSADDIAKMCVPNSRLLTSSPKTVMSILERADKLGVPRGSLMFKQAVTTTTGLGAETMAAKLKLFEEILGWSEAEVTNVVRINPTLLRISGEKLRRAKEFLTKVVGVDTRYILTRPSILMYSLKCRLVPRHYVMKALQEKGLIQKDQSFYTMITPSEKTFQRRHIDAHRHVLPGLAEAYAAACQGKLPTDVAV